A region of the Scatophagus argus isolate fScaArg1 chromosome 6, fScaArg1.pri, whole genome shotgun sequence genome:
TCTGTTATATTTGAATTCGTCTTTAACGTAGCAGTGTGTTCCTGAAACTTCCTTGGGTCTTGCATGTTGAGTCAGCTTGAATTACTGCCTTAACTGACTGTCACAGTTGTAGACAAGGCACCCCTGCTCCCTGACTGTCTCTAATGTATGTCCCTACTGGAACGTGTccgtccgtgtgtgtgtgtgtgtttgctgtcacaGGCGCTGATGGGAATTCAGCTGGTGGTCAGCTTGCTGGCTGCCAGCATTATGCAGAGGATGGCTCCACATTGCTCATTTGCACGGTGGCTTCTCTGCAATGGCAGGTATTCTCACACTTACAATCAGGTTGCATATTGTACGCATAATATGCTGCATTACATACATGTGCCTGTCTTTCTTTCCAGTTTGTACCGGTTCAAACACCCTTCAGAAGGAGAGCTGTGTGCACTGGCTGGAAAGCAGATGCCCAAACCCAACCGGAGAGACAGGTGGGAGTTGGGGGAGGGTATGATCCAGCAAAAAAGAGTCACGTCAATGTCATGCTGCCTGGAGGACGAAATTACCTGGAAACAAATTTATAGATCTCTGCACTCTTTGAAATGAAGCTacagaattttacattttgcttcTGAGCTTTGCTTCTGAGCAAGAAATTGCTACTCCAGACaagctggtgtttttttttttttcttgtaactCAATAGGAGAAGACATTTTTTGTagttgtttgctgttgttttatttttatctctgtTTGATATCTAGAAGACAGAATGGGGAGACCAAGCCTCTCACTGTGCCCAGGGACATCAACCTTCACCTGGAGAAAGCTCCAGTCAATGCCATTGATGCCCTtggtaaaacaaacatttctttatcTACACTGTAGTTATGCTGTGCAAGTACAAACACTGGTCAGGTTCAGCTGTTAACTTACAGCTGACCCAAATATGTTTTCAGtacttacattttgtttgaagaCAATGTATGGATTGTAGTTTAGATTAACAAATGGAGAACAAAAGAATCTTCCAAGCTCactaatgtttttttcttacttctACTTTCAGTGCTGCGTTTTTTCCTGGAGTACCAGTGGCTGGTAGATTTTGCAGTCTACGCAACAGGTGTCTTCTTGTTCACTGAGTGTTACTACAGTGTTGTAGATGCCAGAAAAGAGGTCAATATCGGAGCCATCTGGTGCGTCCTGACTGTTCTCTTTGGCCTGTATCCTTCAACTATACAGGCACTTTATGTTGTAACAGAAAGTTTGTTAAACATCAATACTGACTGATCCTTCAAAAGATAATGATTCTTTTCCGCAGCAGCAGTCtctattttcatgattaattaACAAACATGATGCAACATTGTAGCATGTTATTATCATGAtgtgtgcttgttttcatttaacctTCCACCCTCAGAAAAACTCTTCACACTCTCATGAGCCACTACTTCCGCTCTGAAGAGGGTGGTGAGCGCTCAGTCTGCCTTGCCTTTGGCTTCTTGTCTCTACTTGTGGCCATGCTGGTGCTGGTGGTCAAAGAGGACTACCTGGAGTTTGGCTTGGAGTCAGGCTTTTCCAGTCTCTTTGACAATTTGGAAATTTTTGCTAAACAGCAGGGCTATGCTGATTGGTCGTGAGTATCTGTTTCTCCAAAAACAAGTTATATTATAGCTGAAATACCTTTTTGCTGTCAAAGGAAGAAGTTGTGTAAACTTGATATTGATTGACTTTGCATAATGCATTAAGAGACACCGCCATAGTTAAGCTGGTAACAAACTTAAGTTGGTAAATTACTGTGCTAGATGCGGCATAACCTTTGGTTGTTCTGACTCCCTTCAGAATCCCTGTGACCAAGCTGACAGTGAAGCTCGGTctggctgctgtctgtgcttACATCGGTTCACTCCTGGCTTTCCCTGGCCTGCGACTTGCTCAGACTCATCTAGATGCTGTACAGATGAACACAGACCGCCCACTCATCCAGTAAGAACTGATGCACCAAATACTGCAACACGCAATTCACCCCTTATTCCAAACATTACATTGGCATTGTTTAGCTCTCTCAGATGGCCCTAATGTTTCCTGCAGGATTCTGCTGCATATGAGTTTCCTTTCTCCAGTCATTGTGTTGGTTCTGTGGGTAAAACCCATTGCAAGGGACTTCCTGGCCAATGCACCTATGGGAAAGACCTCTATCACAATGTGAGTGCacatatgtatttgtttattttattcactaCAATCGATCTGTCACTTCtcaagacagaaacagcagccagtAATGCAACTGGCACTTGACCAGCCCTGACTTTTCTGATACTCTTATAATCTTACATCTGCAGAGTGTCCAGTGCAATGTTCGACAGCATGCGCCTGTGGATCATCGTGGCATTGTGTGTGCTGCGGCTAGCATTGACTCGTTACCACATGCAGGCCTACCTCAATCTGGCTCAGAAGTGGGTGGAGCAGATGAAGAAGGAAGCGGGACGTATTGCTGCGATTGATATTCAGAGAAAGGTCAGCTATTTGAACAGTGAATTAGCTCAGAACATAAGGAAAACTGGCAATAAAATGTGACAGCTCCCTAACTTCACTTGTAAACTGagaaaaatgtgctgtttttcaggtcaCGCGTATCTTTTGCTACCTGACTGTAGTTACACTCCAGTATTTGGTTCCTATTTTTCTGATCCTGTTCTCCACACTGGCACTCAAGGCACTTGGTAGGTAATTAATTCCGGTGGTGTTTTTGCAGCCGAGAAAGCAACAGCATTGACACTTCTTGCCACTAGCTAATGAATACTAAAACCAACTGATGCTAAATCAAACAactctcaaaaacacacaaagtatCTATGATAACATTATGATGAAACAAGTCAGTCACAATATTAAATCCACGTAATccgtgggggtggggggggggggtatttgtGGGTGGTGACGTAAGGTGCCTCCAAAACGTcacctgcctccagctcagcaACTCGCAGAGTTCACTTGTAATAGCTGGGTTTCAGCCTGTAGAGGGCAGTTGCTATgcatatttaaaacacaaaagggaaAACTCAAATACTTcccactaaaatgtcaagatttggatATAAATCAATCAGTAAACCTGCTAAATACCTATTTAGgttgattttcaacagaaaaaagtggTGTAGAGTTTAAGTCACCCTTTAAGAATCTGGAAcctgcaaatgtttgacattttagcttGATCACCTAAACGATTCATCAGTTGTCAGAGCTTTTGATCGATCAGTTGATtaattgttgctgctgttttatgtAATGACTTATTTCTGTCGATCTTGTAGGGGACTTTTCCTGGGGGGCTGGTGCAGAGGACACCCCTGGGGTGACACCAGCCCTGGTGATGCCCACCGCAGCACCTGTGCTGCACGGTGGTCTcgatgaagatgaagaggggGTGGAGGATATGGAGGAGGACATACAGGCCACAGTAGCACGCCTTTCAGAGACCTTTACTGCACTGCGGTCTGTCCTAACTCCAGTGTTCTTCCGAGGTTTCTTTGCCTTCCTCACGTGGTGGGTGGCTGCCTGTCAGGTCATCAGTTCTTTGTTTGGAATCTACTTCCACCAGTACCTTATGCAGAACTAACTGAGAAGTGCCATTCAGCTCTACCTGCAGTGCAAGTCCAGCCCTCAGCTGTTGCTATGCTGTCACAAAGGAAAGCTGCAGACGGCAAAAGggacatttcatttaaaacacacaactaCAGACAGAATGCACCTTGTTATTGGTTTGTTGAGAGTAGACGGATGATGGGCACTGCCTGTTGCAATATTGGCCGCCTTGTTGCTCTTACAACTTTTTGTACCAGCAGGCTACTGGTATAATGCAGGTGAATAGAGAGAACTGGGGCCTGTATAATGAAGCAAGTTCATCTTGGTCTGGCTTCACTGAGTGGAACATTGGCGGTCCTTACTTACAGATATGACGAAGCTCGTGATTAACTGGCTCAATTAACTCAGGATTCACTGATCCAGCAACAGGTGGGTTCACGTGATACAGGCAGAGTTTTTGATTCCATGCAGCAGCAAAGGAACAATGAGCGAAGTACTTTGTATGACATAGTGCTACCCAAACGGAAATTAGGTTATTATGGTTGCAAAAGATGATAAATATGTATAATCACACAAGTAGAGTAAGATAAGAAGACTAGAA
Encoded here:
- the tmem161a gene encoding transmembrane protein 161A → MALMGIQLVVSLLAASIMQRMAPHCSFARWLLCNGSLYRFKHPSEGELCALAGKQMPKPNRRDRRQNGETKPLTVPRDINLHLEKAPVNAIDALVLRFFLEYQWLVDFAVYATGVFLFTECYYSVVDARKEVNIGAIWCVLTVLFGLKTLHTLMSHYFRSEEGGERSVCLAFGFLSLLVAMLVLVVKEDYLEFGLESGFSSLFDNLEIFAKQQGYADWSIPVTKLTVKLGLAAVCAYIGSLLAFPGLRLAQTHLDAVQMNTDRPLIQILLHMSFLSPVIVLVLWVKPIARDFLANAPMGKTSITIVSSAMFDSMRLWIIVALCVLRLALTRYHMQAYLNLAQKWVEQMKKEAGRIAAIDIQRKVTRIFCYLTVVTLQYLVPIFLILFSTLALKALGDFSWGAGAEDTPGVTPALVMPTAAPVLHGGLDEDEEGVEDMEEDIQATVARLSETFTALRSVLTPVFFRGFFAFLTWWVAACQVISSLFGIYFHQYLMQN